The following proteins are co-located in the Tolypothrix sp. NIES-4075 genome:
- a CDS encoding extracellular solute-binding protein, whose protein sequence is MKKHFLAISLVTCVCSVMLPNQAFAAVLYNAGSLGNALKEVSSDFTQIYGIPVTQVSGPSGSIRERIEKELNEGSSTADVFASADIGNPQQLYDKGLSEPVVNFIDNRLVAIVKSGLSVTSDNLLDYLLNPTIKLGTSTPIKDPSGDYAQEIFRKADNIEPGNYDILNNKALQLVGGNPNAPIVPDGKNSLVYFLKETGQADVFLAYYTSGLAARDIASDLQIVELPNNLAVRAKYGLTVVKNANPEGNKLAKYILSPSGQKVLLKYGFTSPEKSTSVPEPQGLGGVVLAVSVAFALQKKLVAYKKQQVKVNINI, encoded by the coding sequence ATGAAAAAGCATTTTCTTGCTATATCCCTGGTTACTTGTGTCTGTAGTGTCATGCTTCCCAATCAAGCTTTTGCCGCTGTTTTGTACAATGCTGGCAGTTTGGGCAATGCTCTTAAGGAAGTCAGCAGCGATTTCACTCAAATATATGGAATTCCTGTTACACAAGTATCTGGTCCTTCTGGTTCAATTCGGGAGCGTATAGAAAAAGAACTCAACGAAGGATCTTCAACTGCTGACGTTTTCGCTAGTGCAGATATCGGCAACCCCCAGCAATTATATGATAAAGGCTTGAGTGAACCTGTGGTCAACTTTATTGATAACCGTTTGGTTGCAATTGTTAAATCGGGGTTATCAGTAACTTCAGACAATTTACTAGATTATTTGCTCAACCCGACTATTAAATTGGGAACTTCAACACCGATAAAAGATCCTTCTGGAGACTATGCTCAAGAGATATTCCGCAAAGCTGACAATATTGAACCAGGTAACTATGACATTCTCAATAACAAAGCTTTGCAATTGGTAGGAGGTAATCCTAACGCTCCCATAGTTCCTGATGGAAAAAATAGCTTAGTTTACTTCCTTAAAGAAACAGGACAAGCAGATGTCTTTTTAGCTTATTATACTAGTGGTCTTGCTGCCCGTGACATTGCCTCAGATTTGCAAATTGTGGAATTACCAAATAACTTAGCAGTCAGAGCTAAGTATGGTTTGACAGTCGTGAAAAATGCTAACCCGGAGGGTAATAAGTTGGCAAAATATATTCTGTCACCATCAGGACAAAAGGTTTTATTAAAGTATGGGTTTACGAGTCCAGAAAAATCTACTTCTGTTCCCGAACCTCAAGGATTGGGTGGGGTTGTACTAGCTGTGAGTGTTGCCTTTGCCTTGCAGAAAAAATTAGTAGCTTATAAAAAGCAGCAAGTCAAAGTTAACATTAATATCTGA
- the nifH gene encoding nitrogenase iron protein produces MSDEKIRQIAFYGKGGIGKSTTSQNTLAAMAEVGQRILIVGCDPKADSTRLILHCKAQTTVLHLAAERGAVEDIELEEVVITGFRDIRCVESGGPEPGVGCAGRGIITAINFLEENGAYSDVDFVSYDVLGDVVCGGFAMPIREGKAQEIYIVTSGEMMAMFAANNIARGVLKYAHTGGVRLGGLICNSRKTDREDELIETLAARLSTQMIHFVPRDNIVQHAELRRMTVNEYAPDSNQAHEYRTLADKIINNTNLAVPTPIEMDELEELLIEFGILESEENAAKMIAAADAAKEAENKLEDAEGEALEALKKGNVEIVAS; encoded by the coding sequence ATGTCCGACGAAAAAATTAGACAGATTGCTTTCTACGGTAAAGGTGGTATTGGTAAATCTACCACCTCCCAAAATACGCTAGCTGCAATGGCAGAAGTGGGTCAGCGCATTCTAATTGTGGGTTGCGACCCCAAAGCTGATTCCACCCGCTTGATTCTCCACTGTAAAGCTCAAACCACTGTACTACACCTCGCTGCTGAACGCGGTGCAGTAGAAGATATCGAACTTGAAGAAGTGGTGATCACTGGCTTCCGGGATATCAGATGCGTAGAATCAGGTGGTCCAGAACCTGGTGTAGGTTGCGCCGGTCGTGGTATCATCACCGCTATCAACTTCTTGGAAGAAAACGGCGCCTACTCTGACGTAGATTTCGTATCCTACGATGTGTTGGGTGACGTTGTATGTGGTGGTTTTGCTATGCCTATCCGTGAAGGTAAAGCCCAAGAAATCTACATCGTTACCTCCGGTGAAATGATGGCAATGTTTGCTGCAAATAACATCGCTCGTGGTGTTCTCAAATATGCTCACACTGGTGGTGTACGTTTAGGTGGTTTGATTTGTAATAGCCGTAAAACTGACCGGGAAGACGAACTGATCGAAACTCTGGCAGCCAGATTAAGCACCCAGATGATTCACTTCGTCCCCCGTGACAACATCGTGCAACACGCAGAATTGCGTCGGATGACAGTCAACGAGTACGCTCCCGATAGCAACCAAGCTCATGAATATCGTACATTAGCCGACAAGATTATCAATAATACAAATCTTGCCGTTCCCACACCCATCGAGATGGACGAGCTAGAAGAGTTATTGATTGAATTCGGTATTCTTGAAAGCGAAGAAAATGCAGCGAAAATGATTGCAGCAGCCGATGCAGCTAAAGAAGCCGAAAACAAACTTGAAGATGCTGAGGGTGAAGCACTCGAAGCACTCAAAAAAGGCAATGTAGAGATAGTTGCTAGCTAA
- the nifE gene encoding nitrogenase iron-molybdenum cofactor biosynthesis protein NifE, protein MKPTPEQINDSLASECEDNPQKKKSTLPQPGTAQGGCAFDSAMITLLPIADAAHVVHGPSGCAASMWGTYGSLTSGSTSLYKIRFTSEIEENDIIFGGAKKLLHGIIELQRRYKVAAVFVYSTCITAMIGDDIEGVCKDATEQTGIPAIPVHCPGFIGTETMGNRVAGEALLEHVIGTAEPDFTTPLDINLIGEYNIAGAMWNVLPLLEKLGIRVLAKITGDARYKEICYAHRAKLNVVLSAKALTSMAKRMQKRYHIPYIEESIYGVEQINQCLRNIAAKLGNADLQERTEKLIAEETAALDEKLAIYRTQLQSKRVVLYTGSFKSWLIIFAAVKLGMEVIAISNQNSTEEETARIKTLLGEDSIILEQDSPEEMLQIINENQADMLIAGERYQDTALTAKIPFLNINTERNHAYAGYLGILEVAKELYAAFSNPVWSELCQPAPWNAEV, encoded by the coding sequence ATGAAACCAACCCCAGAACAAATCAACGACTCCCTCGCTTCTGAATGCGAAGACAATCCGCAAAAGAAAAAATCTACACTACCCCAACCCGGAACCGCTCAAGGAGGTTGTGCTTTTGATAGCGCAATGATTACCCTCCTACCAATAGCTGATGCTGCTCATGTAGTCCACGGACCGAGTGGCTGCGCTGCGAGTATGTGGGGAACTTACGGCAGTCTTACAAGTGGTTCAACTTCATTGTACAAGATCCGCTTTACCAGTGAAATAGAAGAAAACGATATCATCTTTGGTGGAGCCAAAAAGCTCTTGCATGGCATTATAGAATTGCAAAGACGCTACAAAGTAGCTGCGGTATTTGTCTACTCTACCTGCATCACTGCGATGATTGGTGATGATATAGAAGGTGTCTGCAAAGATGCCACCGAGCAAACAGGAATACCTGCTATCCCCGTACATTGCCCAGGATTTATTGGTACTGAAACTATGGGCAACCGCGTTGCTGGTGAAGCTTTACTAGAACACGTTATCGGCACGGCTGAACCTGATTTTACCACACCATTAGACATCAACCTGATTGGTGAATATAACATCGCGGGTGCAATGTGGAATGTTTTGCCGCTTTTGGAGAAATTAGGTATCCGAGTTCTGGCAAAAATTACTGGTGATGCTCGCTATAAGGAAATTTGTTACGCTCATCGTGCCAAGCTCAACGTGGTGCTTTCCGCAAAAGCATTAACCAGTATGGCAAAAAGGATGCAGAAACGCTATCATATCCCCTACATTGAAGAGTCTATCTATGGCGTAGAACAAATCAATCAATGTCTGCGGAATATTGCCGCGAAATTGGGGAACGCAGATTTACAAGAACGCACAGAAAAGCTAATTGCCGAAGAAACTGCCGCATTAGATGAGAAACTTGCTATTTACCGTACCCAATTGCAAAGTAAGCGCGTTGTTCTTTATACGGGAAGTTTTAAGAGTTGGTTAATTATCTTTGCGGCTGTGAAGTTGGGCATGGAAGTTATTGCTATCAGTAATCAAAATAGTACTGAGGAAGAAACAGCTAGAATCAAAACTTTACTGGGTGAGGACAGCATAATTCTAGAGCAAGACAGTCCCGAAGAAATGCTACAAATAATTAATGAAAATCAAGCTGATATGTTGATTGCAGGGGAGCGTTATCAAGACACAGCCCTAACAGCCAAAATTCCTTTCCTCAACATTAACACCGAACGCAATCATGCCTATGCAGGCTATCTGGGCATATTAGAGGTAGCAAAAGAACTCTATGCAGCCTTTTCTAATCCTGTGTGGTCAGAACTATGTCAACCCGCTCCTTGGAATGCAGAGGTATAA
- a CDS encoding substrate-binding domain-containing protein, which translates to MKQDSELRNNLKSMRTRLGMSQQELANLAKVTRQTISGVESGQYAPSVAIALRLAKVLGCQVGDLFWFEEDLLEIEAVLAKSISCSQQQPVSLARIGGQWIAYPLIGKDAFRLEMIPADGKINSLSNANTVRVRLLDDIDKLHNTVVIVGCAPVLSLWAQATERWYPQLRVQHNFANSMAALHSLCKGEAHIAGMHLYDPETGEHNTPFVRELLAERAAVLITLGVWEEGILVESGNPMGIKTVTDLVDTKAMIVNRELGAGTRLLLEHKLQKEKLPFHAVKGFDHIVKSHQEVAEAVVSGIANAGISTASIAASFGLGFVPLHSSRYDLVILKEYLEEAPVKQLLGTLGNRLIHSQLEVLGGYDTSKTGDVVATI; encoded by the coding sequence ATGAAGCAGGATAGTGAACTCCGTAACAACTTGAAGTCAATGAGAACTCGCTTAGGTATGAGTCAGCAAGAGTTGGCTAACCTAGCTAAAGTTACCCGTCAGACAATTAGTGGTGTAGAGTCAGGACAGTATGCTCCCTCAGTTGCGATCGCACTTCGTTTAGCCAAAGTACTTGGCTGTCAAGTCGGGGATCTATTCTGGTTCGAGGAGGATCTACTTGAAATTGAAGCAGTTCTTGCCAAATCTATCTCTTGCAGTCAACAACAGCCAGTCAGTCTAGCGCGGATTGGGGGACAATGGATAGCATATCCCCTAATTGGGAAAGATGCTTTTCGCTTGGAGATGATTCCAGCTGATGGTAAGATTAATAGCCTCTCAAATGCAAATACAGTCCGGGTAAGACTTCTTGATGATATAGACAAACTCCACAATACGGTTGTGATTGTCGGTTGTGCGCCTGTACTCTCATTATGGGCGCAAGCTACCGAACGCTGGTATCCTCAACTGCGAGTTCAGCATAACTTTGCCAACAGCATGGCTGCATTGCATAGTTTATGCAAAGGTGAAGCTCACATTGCCGGAATGCATCTATACGATCCGGAAACTGGAGAGCATAATACTCCTTTTGTTCGTGAACTACTAGCCGAAAGAGCAGCTGTTTTAATTACTCTTGGTGTTTGGGAAGAAGGAATTTTAGTCGAGTCTGGTAATCCGATGGGAATCAAAACAGTAACCGACTTGGTAGACACCAAAGCAATGATTGTCAACCGCGAACTCGGTGCTGGTACTCGTTTGCTTTTGGAACATAAACTGCAAAAAGAAAAACTACCATTCCACGCTGTTAAAGGATTTGACCATATCGTTAAAAGCCATCAAGAAGTTGCCGAAGCTGTAGTATCAGGTATTGCCAACGCAGGCATCAGTACGGCATCTATAGCTGCTTCCTTTGGGTTGGGATTTGTACCTCTGCATTCCTCACGATACGACTTAGTGATTCTCAAGGAATATTTAGAAGAAGCACCAGTAAAGCAGTTACTTGGTACTTTAGGAAATCGGTTGATTCACTCGCAATTAGAAGTTCTCGGTGGTTATGACACAAGTAAAACCGGAGATGTTGTAGCGACGATATAA
- the modA gene encoding molybdate ABC transporter substrate-binding protein, with amino-acid sequence MNRRRFFTLIGVAVVSLLLTIGLPLLSESTVVAQSNGNLLVSAAASLKDAMEEIKTAYQQSKPGTNINYNFGASGALLQQIQQGAPADIFISAGKKQVDALEQAGQLVPGTRAILAKNRLVLVVPKNVAGVSSFYNLTGNNIKKIAIGEPRSVPAGQYGEEVLKKLGIFEKVKGKFVYANNVRQVLAAVESGNADAGLVYRTDAKISDKVKIVVAADEKYHSPIIYPIAVLKSSKNVAAAKDFVQFLSGEQAKAVLTKYGFLLP; translated from the coding sequence ATGAATAGAAGACGATTTTTTACCTTGATTGGTGTAGCAGTTGTCAGCCTGCTGCTAACAATTGGCTTACCGCTGCTAAGTGAGTCTACAGTGGTAGCACAGTCTAACGGTAACTTACTTGTTTCTGCTGCCGCTAGCTTAAAAGATGCGATGGAAGAAATTAAGACTGCTTACCAACAAAGTAAACCAGGAACCAACATCAACTATAATTTTGGGGCTTCTGGTGCTTTATTACAACAAATTCAGCAAGGTGCGCCGGCAGATATCTTTATCTCTGCCGGGAAAAAGCAGGTGGATGCATTAGAACAAGCAGGACAGTTGGTTCCGGGAACTCGTGCTATCTTGGCAAAGAACCGTTTGGTTTTGGTTGTGCCAAAGAATGTTGCTGGTGTTAGCAGTTTTTATAACCTGACTGGAAATAATATCAAAAAAATAGCGATCGGCGAACCGAGAAGCGTACCCGCAGGACAATACGGTGAGGAAGTCCTGAAGAAATTGGGCATTTTTGAGAAAGTAAAAGGCAAATTCGTTTATGCTAACAACGTGCGTCAAGTTCTAGCAGCAGTGGAAAGTGGCAATGCTGATGCCGGTCTGGTTTATAGAACTGATGCCAAAATTTCCGACAAGGTAAAAATTGTTGTTGCTGCTGATGAAAAATATCACTCGCCAATTATCTATCCCATAGCTGTGCTGAAAAGCAGTAAAAACGTTGCTGCTGCTAAGGATTTTGTCCAGTTCTTGTCTGGTGAGCAAGCTAAGGCTGTACTCACCAAATACGGCTTTCTTTTGCCTTAA
- a CDS encoding PEP-CTERM sorting domain-containing protein produces MNQLNLPFDNLIVKIGVTLIAGISSSLLLSSPIYAGTLNKNLIVNGDAEKGQGDPIGNAVGASIPVIPGWTTTGSFSVLQYGAKGFDFTTPTGQPVSVSGLPDANSPGPVNRGQNLFYGGGERGSSSASQLINVADIASIIDKGKGAFNLSGWLGGYTTDLDSAQLDISFLGQDNQSLGKASIISPTPEQRNNTTGLFFQSNKGVVPVGTKSINVVLNANYVRGRVNDAYADNLSLVVTKVPEPSSGLFLFGTCSVMIWGLRRKRS; encoded by the coding sequence ATGAATCAGCTAAATCTTCCCTTTGACAATTTGATAGTCAAGATTGGTGTAACCTTGATAGCAGGAATTTCATCTAGTCTGCTACTTTCTAGTCCAATTTATGCTGGCACACTCAACAAAAATTTAATTGTTAATGGTGATGCGGAAAAAGGACAAGGAGATCCGATAGGTAATGCTGTTGGAGCTAGTATACCTGTTATTCCTGGTTGGACTACAACTGGTAGTTTCAGCGTGCTGCAATATGGAGCCAAAGGTTTTGATTTTACCACGCCGACTGGTCAACCCGTAAGTGTTAGTGGACTTCCCGATGCTAACAGTCCAGGACCCGTCAATCGCGGTCAAAATCTCTTTTATGGTGGGGGTGAGAGAGGTTCTTCTAGTGCTTCGCAATTAATCAATGTAGCTGATATCGCATCTATTATTGATAAGGGTAAAGGTGCATTTAACTTGAGTGGTTGGTTAGGTGGATATACAACAGATTTAGATAGCGCACAATTAGATATTAGTTTTCTCGGTCAGGATAATCAGTCTTTAGGTAAAGCTAGTATTATTTCCCCAACTCCAGAGCAGAGAAATAATACGACGGGTTTGTTTTTTCAGTCTAATAAAGGGGTTGTACCTGTGGGTACAAAGTCAATCAATGTGGTGCTAAATGCCAATTATGTAAGAGGACGGGTAAATGATGCTTATGCAGATAATCTCTCGTTGGTAGTTACGAAAGTTCCCGAACCATCATCTGGTTTGTTTCTATTTGGGACATGTAGTGTGATGATTTGGGGACTGCGTAGAAAGCGCTCTTAA
- a CDS encoding TOBE domain-containing protein, producing the protein MKVSARNAIKGTVKTVVPGAVNTEITLEIAPGIEMTAIITKISAEELKISEGKMAYAVIKSSDVLLAVD; encoded by the coding sequence ATGAAAGTTAGCGCTCGTAATGCTATCAAAGGTACAGTTAAAACAGTTGTGCCTGGAGCAGTCAATACAGAAATAACCTTAGAAATTGCGCCTGGAATAGAAATGACTGCAATAATTACAAAAATCTCAGCGGAAGAACTAAAAATTTCTGAGGGAAAGATGGCATACGCGGTAATTAAATCATCTGATGTGTTACTTGCTGTAGATTAA
- the nifN gene encoding nitrogenase iron-molybdenum cofactor biosynthesis protein NifN: protein MAILSVTSTSIAVNPLKQSQTLGAALAFLGLKGMMPLLHGSQGCTALAKVVLARHFRCSIPLSTTAMTEVATVVGGEENVEEAILTLVQKCKPEIIGLCTTGLMETRGDDMGRFVKDIRHRHPELDYLPIVVVSTPDFKGALQDGFAAAVESIVREIPQKSDDLNACPRQITILASSAFNPGDVQEIKEIVTDFGLIPVVVPDLSGSLDGHIEDSSNAITRSGTNVEQLRSICSSAFTLALGESMRSAAQILEKNFSIPYEVFGELTGLSATDKFMQALADISGNIIPEKYRHQRSLLQNAMLDNHFLFGCKRVSLALEPDLLWSTVHFLQSMGVHIHAAVTTTRSPLLEKLPIPSVTIGDLEDFEQLAAGSDLLIANSHADAIAQRLNLPLYRLGIPIFDRLDHGHFTKVGYRGTMQLLFDIGNLFLEQSAKVKH from the coding sequence ATGGCAATTCTTAGCGTTACCAGCACTTCAATTGCAGTTAATCCCCTCAAGCAAAGCCAAACTTTGGGTGCAGCTTTAGCCTTTTTGGGATTGAAGGGAATGATGCCTTTATTACACGGTTCGCAAGGCTGTACTGCCTTAGCTAAAGTTGTATTAGCGCGGCATTTCCGTTGCAGTATTCCCCTTTCCACGACAGCGATGACAGAAGTTGCCACGGTTGTAGGTGGGGAGGAGAACGTTGAAGAAGCAATCCTCACTTTAGTGCAGAAGTGCAAGCCGGAAATTATCGGTTTGTGTACCACTGGACTAATGGAAACCAGAGGAGATGATATGGGGCGTTTTGTCAAGGATATTCGCCACCGTCACCCAGAATTAGATTATCTGCCGATTGTGGTTGTCTCTACACCGGATTTTAAAGGTGCATTGCAGGACGGCTTTGCCGCTGCTGTCGAAAGTATAGTTAGGGAAATTCCCCAAAAAAGTGATGATTTAAATGCCTGTCCCAGACAAATCACGATTTTGGCAAGTTCTGCTTTCAATCCGGGGGATGTACAGGAAATCAAAGAAATTGTTACTGATTTTGGACTTATTCCCGTTGTTGTACCTGACCTTTCTGGTTCGCTTGATGGTCATATAGAAGATTCATCTAATGCCATAACGCGATCGGGTACAAATGTAGAACAATTGCGCTCAATTTGCAGTTCTGCCTTCACTTTAGCGTTAGGTGAGAGTATGCGCTCTGCCGCGCAAATTTTGGAAAAGAACTTCAGCATACCTTATGAGGTGTTTGGTGAACTGACAGGACTCTCAGCAACAGACAAATTTATGCAAGCATTGGCGGATATTAGTGGCAATATCATACCAGAAAAATATCGCCACCAACGCTCTTTGTTGCAAAATGCGATGCTGGATAATCACTTTTTGTTTGGCTGCAAGCGAGTTTCTCTAGCGTTGGAACCAGATTTACTTTGGTCAACAGTTCATTTTCTGCAATCGATGGGAGTTCATATTCACGCAGCGGTAACAACAACACGCTCTCCACTGCTGGAAAAACTTCCGATTCCAAGCGTCACTATCGGGGATTTGGAAGATTTTGAGCAACTTGCAGCGGGGTCTGATTTGCTAATTGCCAACTCTCATGCGGATGCGATCGCTCAACGTTTAAATCTTCCCCTTTATCGTTTAGGGATTCCCATTTTTGACCGCTTAGATCATGGTCATTTTACAAAAGTTGGCTACCGAGGTACTATGCAG
- the modB gene encoding molybdate ABC transporter permease subunit, whose protein sequence is MPLDLTPLWISLKTSLLATIITFFVGIAAAYWMLGYRGKGKSLIEGIFVSPLILPPTVVGFLLLMFFGKYGPAGQFLDKFNFSIVFNWYGAAIAATVVSFPLMYRTALGAFEQIDQNLLLVAKTLGASQWTMFWRIMLPLSLPGVLAGTTLAFARALGEFGATLMLAGNIPGQTQTMPLAIYFAVEAGDNNEAWLWSLVIMATSLSGIIAVNIWQEARGKRRGSRGAGKQGSRGARGQGGESLNHLLPITDSGLFVDIEKKLAGFELKVSFSADKEPLGLLGGSGAGKSMILRCLAGVETPSWGRIVLNGRVLFDAERKINLPARDRRIGFLVQNYALFPHMTVAQNIAFGLPKGLSSTSVKQQVETQLFDVQLQGLGDRFPQQLSGGQQQRVALARALASHPEALLLDEPFSALDTHLRSQLEQQMITTLADYQGTTLFVTHNLEEAYRICPNLLVMDKGQQVHYGSKYEIFEHPATVSVAQLTGCKNFSQAIALKPQQIEAVDWGCTLRVIEPIPDELSFVGIRAHHITFKNDSKAENTFACWLVKTIETPHRMTLFLKLHSSSTGNQDYHLQAEVFKEKWTTLKDQSFPWYVHLDPMRLLLMSGES, encoded by the coding sequence ATGCCCCTCGATTTAACCCCTTTGTGGATATCCCTAAAAACTTCCTTACTTGCCACAATTATTACCTTTTTCGTCGGTATTGCCGCTGCCTATTGGATGTTGGGATACCGAGGTAAAGGCAAATCGCTGATTGAGGGAATCTTCGTTTCTCCGCTGATTTTGCCTCCAACAGTCGTTGGCTTTTTATTACTGATGTTTTTTGGCAAATATGGTCCGGCTGGGCAATTTCTGGATAAGTTTAACTTTAGCATCGTCTTTAATTGGTATGGTGCGGCGATCGCTGCCACAGTTGTCTCTTTCCCATTGATGTATAGAACAGCACTAGGAGCTTTTGAACAAATTGACCAAAACCTCCTTTTAGTAGCCAAAACCCTTGGTGCTTCCCAATGGACGATGTTTTGGCGCATCATGTTACCTTTATCACTTCCAGGAGTTTTAGCGGGAACGACGCTGGCTTTTGCCCGTGCTTTAGGTGAATTTGGAGCTACTTTGATGTTAGCTGGCAATATTCCCGGACAAACGCAGACTATGCCACTGGCAATTTATTTTGCTGTGGAAGCGGGAGATAATAACGAAGCTTGGCTCTGGTCTTTAGTAATTATGGCTACTTCCCTATCTGGGATTATTGCGGTGAATATTTGGCAAGAAGCACGGGGGAAGAGGAGGGGGAGCAGGGGAGCAGGGAAGCAGGGGAGCAGGGGAGCAAGGGGACAAGGGGGAGAATCTTTAAATCATCTATTACCTATTACCGACTCTGGACTTTTTGTAGATATTGAGAAAAAGCTTGCTGGTTTTGAGTTGAAAGTATCATTCAGTGCTGACAAGGAACCCTTGGGATTGTTGGGGGGTTCTGGGGCTGGTAAGAGTATGATTTTACGCTGTTTAGCGGGGGTAGAAACACCGAGTTGGGGGCGGATTGTTTTAAATGGAAGGGTGTTATTTGATGCGGAACGGAAAATTAATTTACCTGCACGCGATCGCCGTATTGGTTTTTTAGTGCAAAATTACGCCCTTTTCCCACACATGACGGTAGCACAAAACATCGCCTTTGGTTTACCGAAGGGATTATCTTCTACATCTGTGAAGCAGCAAGTAGAGACTCAACTGTTCGATGTACAATTGCAAGGATTAGGCGATCGCTTTCCGCAACAGCTTTCTGGTGGTCAACAGCAACGAGTCGCATTAGCCAGAGCTTTAGCATCACATCCAGAAGCTTTACTTTTAGACGAACCGTTTTCAGCGTTAGATACTCACTTGCGGAGTCAACTAGAACAGCAAATGATTACCACCCTAGCAGATTACCAGGGAACCACTTTATTTGTCACCCACAATTTGGAAGAGGCTTATCGGATTTGCCCAAATTTGTTGGTGATGGATAAAGGTCAACAAGTTCATTATGGTTCAAAGTACGAAATTTTTGAGCATCCTGCCACAGTTAGCGTTGCTCAACTAACAGGATGTAAGAACTTCTCGCAAGCGATCGCTCTTAAACCTCAACAAATCGAGGCTGTTGACTGGGGTTGCACGCTGCGAGTAATTGAACCAATTCCAGATGAATTATCCTTCGTAGGTATTCGCGCCCATCATATCACCTTTAAAAACGACTCAAAGGCTGAAAATACATTTGCTTGTTGGTTGGTAAAAACCATCGAAACACCTCACCGAATGACTTTGTTTTTGAAGCTGCATTCGTCTAGTACAGGTAATCAAGATTATCATTTACAAGCCGAAGTATTCAAAGAGAAATGGACGACGCTCAAAGACCAATCTTTCCCTTGGTATGTTCATTTAGACCCTATGCGACTTCTTCTCATGTCCGGGGAAAGTTAA
- a CDS encoding Crp/Fnr family transcriptional regulator: protein MLETAIPIQAKSTPAPLKQHFFERGELIPLENSMLWRIERGIVCASTWDEDGKSTTLGYWGVGDIVGYPLSKVQPYHLECLNATEATIVSSEVLHQNIDALLSHIQQVEELICIINCKRVSMRVWQFLLWLSNKFGRELEQGKLIELAITHQEIADVLNTTRVTVTRVLQQFEDEGKLQRHKRKIILAML, encoded by the coding sequence ATGCTCGAAACAGCAATACCCATCCAAGCAAAATCTACCCCTGCACCTCTAAAACAGCACTTTTTTGAACGTGGTGAACTTATTCCATTAGAAAATAGCATGTTATGGCGAATAGAACGGGGAATAGTTTGTGCCTCAACCTGGGACGAAGATGGAAAATCTACGACCTTAGGTTATTGGGGAGTTGGGGATATAGTTGGCTATCCCCTATCTAAAGTCCAACCTTACCATCTAGAGTGCTTGAATGCAACAGAAGCAACCATCGTTTCCTCTGAGGTTTTGCATCAAAATATAGACGCTTTGTTGTCTCACATTCAGCAAGTAGAGGAGCTAATATGTATTATCAATTGCAAGCGGGTATCTATGCGTGTGTGGCAATTTTTGCTGTGGTTAAGCAACAAATTTGGTCGTGAGCTAGAACAAGGAAAATTAATTGAACTAGCTATCACCCATCAAGAAATAGCAGATGTACTCAATACCACTCGTGTGACAGTTACCCGCGTTTTACAGCAATTTGAAGACGAAGGAAAGTTGCAAAGGCATAAAAGAAAAATAATTCTGGCTATGTTATAG